In Amycolatopsis methanolica 239, a single genomic region encodes these proteins:
- a CDS encoding WhiB family transcriptional regulator, producing the protein MESTPQSWRIRALCRDADPDELFVRGADQNRAKLVCMGCPVRTECLAEALDNRISFGIWGGMTERERRALLRRRPEVESWSELLDSARKDFVEAS; encoded by the coding sequence ATGGAATCCACACCACAGAGCTGGCGCATCCGCGCCCTCTGCCGGGACGCGGATCCGGATGAGCTGTTCGTGCGGGGAGCGGACCAGAACCGGGCGAAACTGGTCTGCATGGGGTGCCCGGTGCGCACCGAATGCCTGGCCGAGGCGCTGGACAACCGCATCAGCTTCGGCATCTGGGGAGGGATGACCGAACGGGAACGCCGCGCCCTGCTGCGACGGCGCCCCGAGGTGGAGTCGTGGTCGGAGCTGCTGGATTCCGCGCGTAAGGACTTCGTCGAAGCGTCCTAG
- a CDS encoding MFS transporter, with protein sequence MSQTSLADYRAALTTPGATRPMVASILARLPIAMIGLSALLYVQQEMGSFAVAGLVSASSLVGVAVGSVVQGRLIDRFGPTRPLLSTAAMFAVILVTLALAIEAHAATLVLVALAFGIGITEPMVGSASRALWGRLVPGEAARNAAYAYEAISMEVFFILGPGLAGLLVAAPWPGTGMVAGGACMVAGAVLFALSPAVRAWGPAGRTHHSLLGALSSPGMRTLALAALGFGVVIGFVEVAVPAAATEAGSRALGGVLLSVWSVSSVAFGVAYSLRPWPREMPLRLPVLLAGFGVLVALLAWPSTLWGLAIAMLAAGALITPQSATHSAAIELVAPKGTAAEAFGWVLTAVTLGLAFGQSVSGYLVEHAGPSAAFLAATASALVIAAVVYLLRGTVKAPREHVLAA encoded by the coding sequence GTGTCCCAGACTTCCCTCGCCGACTACCGTGCTGCCCTGACCACGCCGGGCGCGACCCGTCCGATGGTCGCGTCCATCCTGGCGCGCCTGCCGATCGCGATGATCGGCCTGTCCGCGCTCCTCTACGTGCAGCAGGAGATGGGGTCGTTCGCGGTCGCCGGGCTGGTGTCGGCCAGCTCGCTGGTCGGCGTCGCGGTGGGATCGGTCGTGCAGGGCAGGCTGATCGACCGCTTCGGCCCGACGCGGCCGCTGCTGTCCACCGCGGCGATGTTCGCGGTGATCCTGGTGACGCTCGCGCTGGCGATCGAGGCCCACGCGGCGACCCTCGTGCTGGTCGCGCTCGCGTTCGGCATCGGGATCACCGAGCCGATGGTCGGCTCGGCGTCGCGGGCGCTGTGGGGACGCCTGGTGCCCGGCGAGGCGGCACGCAACGCGGCGTACGCCTACGAGGCGATCAGCATGGAGGTGTTCTTCATCCTCGGGCCCGGCCTGGCCGGCCTGCTGGTCGCCGCGCCGTGGCCGGGCACCGGGATGGTCGCGGGCGGCGCGTGCATGGTGGCCGGCGCGGTGTTGTTCGCGCTGAGCCCGGCCGTGCGGGCGTGGGGACCGGCCGGCCGGACCCACCACTCGCTGCTGGGCGCGCTGAGCAGCCCCGGCATGCGGACGCTGGCGCTGGCCGCGCTCGGGTTCGGCGTGGTGATCGGGTTCGTCGAGGTCGCGGTGCCCGCCGCGGCCACCGAGGCCGGGTCGCGGGCGCTCGGCGGCGTGCTGCTGTCGGTGTGGTCGGTCAGCTCGGTCGCGTTCGGTGTGGCGTACAGCCTGCGGCCGTGGCCGCGGGAAATGCCGTTGCGGCTGCCGGTGCTGCTGGCCGGGTTCGGTGTGCTCGTGGCGCTGCTGGCCTGGCCGTCGACGCTGTGGGGCCTCGCGATCGCGATGCTCGCCGCGGGCGCCCTGATCACCCCGCAGTCGGCGACGCACTCGGCGGCGATCGAACTGGTCGCCCCGAAGGGCACCGCCGCCGAGGCGTTCGGGTGGGTGCTGACCGCGGTGACGCTGGGGCTCGCGTTCGGGCAGTCGGTCAGCGGCTACCTGGTCGAACACGCCGGCCCGTCGGCGGCGTTCCTCGCGGCGACCGCGTCGGCGCTGGTGATCGCCGCGGTGGTGTACCTGCTGCGCGGCACGGTCAAGGCACCGCGCGAGCACGTGCTGGCCGCCTAG
- a CDS encoding SDR family NAD(P)-dependent oxidoreductase, whose protein sequence is MTRTERVWLITGCSAGFGRELVRAAVAAGDRVMATARRPEQLAGLAGDRVRTHALDVTDPAQVEEAVQATLREFGASTLHDGRVAVGDGGDVLRRGRGHQGGGAAPA, encoded by the coding sequence ATGACGAGGACGGAACGGGTTTGGCTGATCACCGGGTGCTCCGCCGGTTTCGGGCGGGAGCTGGTCCGCGCGGCGGTGGCGGCCGGGGACAGGGTGATGGCGACCGCGCGGCGGCCCGAGCAGCTGGCCGGCCTCGCCGGCGACCGGGTGCGCACGCACGCGCTCGACGTGACCGACCCGGCGCAGGTCGAGGAAGCCGTGCAGGCGACGCTGCGCGAGTTCGGCGCATCGACGCTTCACGATGGACGAGTTGCGGTCGGTGATGGAGGTGATGTTCTTCGGCGCGGTCGCGGTCACCAAGGCGGTGGTGCCGCACCTGCGTGA
- a CDS encoding SDR family NAD(P)-dependent oxidoreductase, protein MDELRSVMEVMFFGAVAVTKAVVPHLREQGSGAIVQISSMGGQLLMPGFGAYCAAKFALEGMSEALAAEVEPFGVRVLIVEPGAFGTEFGGARMHRSREIEAYRDLPTRAAVDTMDGTQPGDPANAAQAIVRVLDAEKPPLRLALGADAVEALRGKRAELRADLDAWEEVSRATAL, encoded by the coding sequence ATGGACGAGTTGCGGTCGGTGATGGAGGTGATGTTCTTCGGCGCGGTCGCGGTCACCAAGGCGGTGGTGCCGCACCTGCGTGAGCAGGGCAGCGGCGCGATCGTTCAGATCAGCTCGATGGGCGGGCAGCTGTTGATGCCCGGGTTCGGCGCCTACTGCGCGGCGAAGTTCGCGCTGGAAGGCATGTCCGAGGCGCTGGCCGCGGAGGTCGAGCCGTTCGGGGTCCGGGTGCTGATCGTCGAGCCGGGCGCGTTCGGCACCGAGTTCGGCGGCGCGCGGATGCACCGGTCGCGCGAGATCGAGGCCTACCGCGACCTGCCGACCCGGGCCGCGGTGGACACGATGGACGGCACGCAACCTGGCGACCCGGCGAACGCCGCGCAGGCGATCGTGCGGGTGCTGGACGCCGAGAAGCCCCCACTGCGCCTCGCGCTGGGCGCGGACGCGGTGGAGGCGCTGCGCGGCAAGCGCGCGGAGCTACGCGCCGACCTCGACGCGTGGGAAGAGGTCAGCCGCGCGACGGCGCTCTAG
- a CDS encoding Crp/Fnr family transcriptional regulator, translating to MDETLARAGIFQGVEPAAAEALAQTLETVEFPRGHVIFSEGEPGDKLYIILSGKVKIGRKSADGRENLLWIAGPSDMFGELSIFDPGPRTSTATTVTEVRAVSMDRPSLRKWIANRPEIAEQLLRVIARRLRRTNNMVAELIFTDVPGRVARALLQLAQRFGSQEAGILRVTHDLTQEEIAQYVGASRETVNKALADFAHRGWLRLEGKSVLILDPERLARRAR from the coding sequence GTGGACGAGACCCTGGCCCGGGCGGGCATCTTCCAGGGGGTGGAGCCGGCCGCGGCTGAGGCGCTCGCCCAGACCCTGGAGACCGTGGAGTTCCCGCGGGGTCATGTGATCTTCTCCGAGGGTGAGCCCGGCGACAAGCTGTACATCATTCTGTCCGGCAAGGTGAAGATCGGCCGCAAGTCGGCGGACGGCCGGGAGAACCTGCTGTGGATCGCGGGCCCCTCGGACATGTTCGGTGAGCTGTCGATCTTCGACCCGGGTCCGCGCACCTCGACCGCGACGACGGTCACCGAGGTGCGGGCGGTGTCGATGGACCGGCCGTCGCTGCGGAAGTGGATCGCGAACCGGCCGGAGATCGCCGAGCAGCTGCTGCGGGTCATCGCCCGCAGGCTGCGCCGGACGAACAACATGGTCGCCGAGCTGATCTTCACCGACGTCCCCGGCCGCGTGGCGCGCGCGCTGCTGCAGCTGGCGCAGCGGTTCGGCAGCCAGGAGGCCGGCATCCTGCGGGTCACGCACGACCTGACGCAGGAGGAGATCGCGCAGTACGTCGGCGCCTCGCGGGAGACCGTGAACAAGGCGCTGGCCGACTTCGCGCACCGCGGCTGGCTGCGGCTGGAAGGCAAGTCGGTGCTGATCCTGGACCCGGAGCGCCTGGCCCGCCGCGCTCGCTGA
- a CDS encoding NUDIX hydrolase yields MNFSVAEPAEPAVPRDAATVLLLRDGANGLEVFLQRRVAAMAFAAGMTVFPGGGVDQRDADATIAWAGPPATDWASWFNGTEQVARALVCAAVRETFEESGVLLAGTADEVVTDTARYAGARDELVSRELSLADFLAREGLTLRSDLLRPWAHWITPVQEKRRYDTRFFAAILPAGQEADGKTTEAESSGWWRPADALADAEAGRSTLMPPTWHTLTELASFGTAAEALAAERTVEAIIPKLIREGDVIRVVAE; encoded by the coding sequence ATGAACTTCTCCGTCGCGGAGCCGGCCGAACCGGCCGTGCCCCGCGATGCGGCGACGGTGCTGTTGCTGCGGGACGGCGCGAACGGTCTCGAAGTCTTCCTCCAGCGGCGCGTGGCGGCGATGGCGTTCGCCGCGGGCATGACGGTCTTCCCCGGCGGCGGGGTGGACCAGCGCGACGCCGACGCGACGATCGCCTGGGCCGGTCCGCCCGCCACGGACTGGGCGAGCTGGTTCAACGGGACCGAGCAGGTCGCGCGCGCACTGGTGTGCGCGGCGGTGCGGGAGACCTTCGAGGAGTCCGGGGTGCTGCTGGCAGGCACCGCGGACGAGGTCGTCACGGACACCGCCCGGTACGCGGGCGCGCGGGACGAGCTGGTGTCGCGGGAGCTGTCGCTGGCCGACTTCCTAGCTCGCGAGGGCCTCACCCTGCGCTCCGACCTGCTCCGCCCGTGGGCGCACTGGATCACCCCGGTGCAGGAGAAGCGCCGCTACGACACCCGTTTCTTCGCCGCGATCCTGCCCGCGGGGCAGGAGGCCGACGGGAAGACGACCGAGGCCGAGTCGTCCGGGTGGTGGCGGCCTGCCGACGCGCTGGCCGACGCCGAGGCCGGCCGCAGCACGCTGATGCCGCCGACCTGGCACACGCTCACCGAGCTGGCCTCGTTCGGCACCGCCGCGGAGGCGCTGGCCGCGGAGCGGACGGTCGAGGCGATCATCCCGAAGCTGATCCGCGAGGGCGACGTGATCCGGGTGGTCGCGGAATGA
- a CDS encoding RidA family protein → MSWGDRLAELGIELPGVAAPVAAYVPAVRSGSMVYTSGQLPFVGGELAATGKVGAEVSPEEAKRHARTAALNAIAAVDALVGLESIVRIVKVVGFVASAEGFTGQPAVINGASELFGEIFGDAGAHARSAVGVAELPLGAPVEVELIVEVS, encoded by the coding sequence ATGAGCTGGGGCGATCGCCTGGCCGAACTGGGGATCGAGCTGCCGGGCGTCGCCGCGCCGGTGGCTGCCTACGTGCCTGCGGTGCGCAGCGGGTCGATGGTCTACACGTCGGGCCAGCTGCCGTTCGTCGGGGGCGAGCTCGCCGCGACCGGCAAGGTTGGGGCGGAGGTCAGCCCGGAGGAGGCCAAGCGCCACGCCCGGACGGCGGCGCTGAACGCGATCGCGGCGGTGGACGCGCTCGTCGGTCTCGAGTCGATCGTCCGGATCGTGAAGGTCGTCGGGTTCGTCGCGTCCGCGGAGGGGTTCACCGGCCAGCCGGCCGTGATCAACGGCGCGTCGGAGCTCTTCGGTGAGATTTTCGGTGACGCGGGCGCGCACGCCCGCTCGGCGGTGGGTGTGGCCGAGTTGCCGCTGGGGGCGCCGGTCGAGGTCGAACTGATTGTCGAGGTGAGCTGA
- a CDS encoding MBL fold metallo-hydrolase, translating to MSHPAYGVRREVSPSAAVVLENNPSTMTLDGTNTWVLRAPGSAECVIVDPGYQDLDHLPLLTEQGPVAMILLTHHHPDHTEGAPWLAERVQAPVRAFDAALCRDADPFTDGDVISAAGLDIEVLHTPGHTGDSVCLRVGDQVLTGDTILGRGTTVLTDLGSYLDSLRRLVDLPSGLLALPGHGPEMADLRVIAREYLDHREQRLDQVRAALDTLGADATARQVVEVVYADVDRALWAPAEHSVKAQLEYLRCNRTA from the coding sequence ATGAGCCACCCCGCCTACGGCGTGCGCCGCGAGGTCTCGCCTTCCGCGGCCGTCGTGCTGGAGAACAACCCGTCCACGATGACGCTGGACGGCACGAACACCTGGGTGCTGCGGGCGCCCGGCTCGGCCGAGTGCGTCATCGTGGACCCCGGTTACCAGGACCTGGACCACCTGCCGCTGCTCACCGAGCAGGGCCCGGTGGCGATGATCCTGCTGACACATCACCACCCCGACCACACCGAGGGCGCGCCGTGGCTGGCCGAGCGGGTGCAGGCGCCGGTGCGGGCCTTCGACGCCGCGCTGTGCCGGGACGCGGACCCGTTCACCGACGGTGATGTGATCTCCGCGGCGGGCCTGGACATCGAGGTCCTGCACACGCCGGGCCACACCGGCGACTCGGTGTGCCTGCGCGTCGGGGACCAGGTCCTGACCGGCGACACGATCCTCGGCCGGGGCACCACGGTGCTCACCGACCTCGGCTCGTACCTGGACTCCCTGCGGCGGCTGGTCGACCTGCCGTCCGGGCTGCTCGCGCTGCCCGGCCACGGCCCGGAGATGGCCGACCTGCGGGTGATCGCGCGGGAGTACCTGGACCACCGCGAGCAGCGGCTGGACCAGGTCCGGGCGGCGCTGGACACGCTGGGCGCGGACGCCACCGCACGGCAGGTGGTGGAGGTCGTCTACGCCGACGTCGACCGGGCGCTGTGGGCGCCGGCCGAGCACAGCGTCAAGGCGCAACTGGAGTACCTGCGCTGTAACCGGACTGCGTGA
- a CDS encoding DUF4177 domain-containing protein produces the protein MSATKWEYATVPLLIHATKQILDQWGEDGWELVTVLPNPSGEQHVAYLKRAKA, from the coding sequence ATGAGCGCCACGAAGTGGGAGTACGCCACGGTTCCGTTGCTGATCCACGCGACCAAGCAGATCCTCGACCAGTGGGGCGAGGACGGCTGGGAGCTGGTAACCGTGCTGCCGAACCCGAGCGGGGAGCAGCACGTCGCTTATCTGAAGCGGGCCAAGGCATGA
- a CDS encoding LysR family substrate-binding domain-containing protein gives MGELTVAFLASTASYLLPPVVQAFRERYPDVRLTTEDTSVATLVDGLRDGRYDAAFSRPPLVDGLAARSLWPPWHRKYDEDFRRAGYEPDVVQRAGSVQNLLGLVAAGVGVSRLARSAHSLRRTGVVFVPLAGEQAATQVLWLPDADKPALRRLLEVVTELAARTDLTQSGYSAGTPVAP, from the coding sequence GTGGGCGAGCTCACCGTGGCCTTCCTCGCAAGCACCGCGAGCTACCTGCTGCCGCCGGTCGTGCAAGCCTTCCGCGAGCGCTACCCGGACGTGCGGCTGACCACCGAGGACACCTCGGTCGCCACCCTCGTCGACGGGCTGCGCGACGGCCGCTACGACGCCGCGTTCAGCCGTCCGCCGCTGGTGGACGGACTCGCCGCGCGCAGTTTGTGGCCGCCGTGGCACCGCAAGTACGACGAGGACTTCCGGCGGGCGGGCTACGAGCCGGACGTCGTCCAGCGGGCAGGCAGCGTGCAGAACCTGCTCGGCCTAGTGGCCGCCGGGGTGGGGGTGTCCCGGCTGGCCCGCTCGGCGCACAGCCTGCGCCGCACCGGGGTGGTGTTCGTGCCGCTGGCCGGTGAGCAGGCCGCCACGCAGGTGCTGTGGCTGCCGGACGCGGACAAGCCGGCCCTGCGCCGCCTGCTCGAAGTGGTCACCGAGCTGGCGGCGCGCACCGACCTCACGCAGTCCGGTTACAGCGCAGGTACTCCAGTTGCGCCTTGA
- a CDS encoding ArsA-related P-loop ATPase, giving the protein MSTPLAGWTDELARARLHFVTGKGGTGKTTMAAALGIALASHGRRVLLVEVEGRQGFAQLFDTEPLPYAEQRIAAVPGGGELRALHIDVEAALLEYFEMFYNLGFAGRTLRRMGAIEFATTLAPGLRDVLLTGKIKECVGRTGPDGRHVYDAVVVDAPPTGRVVKFLDVTKALTDLAKAGPIRGQAEGVVRLLHSEETVVHLVTLLEEMPVRETVEAVAELDGADLRPGAVLVNRVRPPRLPARSISPAADGRVDASRVRSGLASAGLELPDATMDALVAETVEHAIRLAAEQRAREQLAEADLPTLELPEESGGIDLAALYDLAESLTDQGVR; this is encoded by the coding sequence GTGAGCACACCCCTGGCCGGATGGACCGACGAGCTCGCCCGCGCCCGGTTGCACTTCGTCACCGGCAAGGGCGGCACCGGCAAGACGACCATGGCCGCGGCACTCGGGATCGCGCTGGCCAGCCACGGACGCCGGGTGCTGCTGGTCGAGGTCGAGGGCAGGCAGGGGTTCGCCCAGCTCTTCGACACCGAGCCGCTGCCCTACGCCGAGCAGCGGATCGCGGCGGTGCCCGGTGGCGGTGAGCTGCGGGCGCTGCACATCGACGTGGAAGCGGCGCTGCTCGAGTACTTCGAGATGTTCTACAACCTGGGCTTCGCGGGCCGGACCCTGCGCCGGATGGGGGCGATCGAGTTCGCCACCACGCTCGCGCCGGGCCTGCGGGACGTGCTGCTCACCGGCAAGATCAAGGAGTGCGTCGGGCGGACCGGCCCGGACGGCAGGCACGTCTACGACGCGGTCGTGGTCGACGCGCCCCCGACTGGCCGCGTGGTCAAGTTCCTCGACGTCACCAAGGCGCTGACCGACCTGGCGAAGGCGGGCCCGATCCGCGGCCAGGCCGAGGGCGTCGTGCGGCTGCTGCACTCCGAGGAGACGGTCGTGCACCTGGTGACGCTCCTGGAGGAGATGCCGGTGCGCGAGACCGTGGAGGCGGTCGCCGAGCTGGACGGCGCCGACCTGCGGCCGGGCGCGGTGCTGGTCAACCGGGTAAGGCCGCCGCGGCTGCCCGCCCGGTCGATCTCGCCGGCCGCGGACGGTCGGGTGGACGCCTCACGGGTGCGCAGCGGGCTGGCCTCGGCCGGGCTCGAACTGCCGGACGCCACCATGGACGCGCTGGTCGCGGAGACCGTCGAGCACGCGATCCGGCTCGCCGCCGAGCAGCGGGCGCGGGAGCAGCTCGCCGAGGCGGACCTGCCGACGCTGGAGCTGCCGGAGGAGTCCGGCGGCATCGACCTCGCCGCGCTGTACGACCTCGCGGAGTCGCTGACCGACCAAGGGGTGCGCTGA
- a CDS encoding ArsA family ATPase, which translates to MTERLDVDALIDDPTTRIVVCCGSGGVGKTTTAAALALRAAERGRQTVVLTIDPARRLAQALGLRELGNHPRQVSVAGFEPKGELWAMMLDMRRTFDDMVRTHAGPERAEALLANPFYQTISTSFSGTQEYMAMEKLGQLAATDEWDLIVVDTPPSRSALDFLDAPNRLSSALDGRMIRLLTGPAKAGSWGLRKVVSTGFSIFAKAVSTIIGGQLLADASAFMQAFDSMFGGFRERARKTAELLRSEGTSFLVVAAPEPDALREASYFVERLGGENMPLAGLVANRTHPVLADLSATAALSAAEKLESTAPLATAVLQLHADRVALAEREKRLLARFTRAHPGVPLVEVPALPSDVHDIGGLREIGERLAS; encoded by the coding sequence ATGACCGAGCGGCTCGACGTCGACGCGTTGATCGACGACCCGACGACGCGGATCGTCGTGTGCTGCGGTTCCGGCGGGGTGGGCAAGACCACCACCGCCGCGGCGCTGGCGTTGCGCGCGGCCGAACGCGGCCGCCAGACGGTGGTGCTCACGATCGACCCGGCGCGGCGGCTGGCGCAGGCGCTCGGGCTGCGGGAGCTGGGCAACCACCCGCGGCAGGTGTCGGTCGCCGGGTTCGAGCCCAAGGGCGAGCTGTGGGCGATGATGCTCGACATGCGGCGCACCTTCGACGACATGGTGCGCACCCACGCCGGCCCGGAACGCGCCGAGGCGCTGCTCGCGAACCCCTTCTACCAGACCATTTCCACGTCGTTCTCCGGCACACAGGAGTACATGGCGATGGAGAAGCTCGGCCAGCTCGCGGCCACCGACGAGTGGGACCTGATCGTCGTGGACACCCCGCCGAGCCGGTCCGCGCTGGACTTCCTGGACGCGCCGAACCGGCTGTCCAGCGCGCTCGACGGGCGCATGATCCGGCTGCTGACCGGGCCGGCGAAAGCGGGCAGCTGGGGTCTGCGGAAGGTGGTCAGCACCGGGTTCTCGATCTTCGCGAAGGCCGTGTCGACGATCATCGGCGGGCAGCTGCTCGCCGACGCGTCGGCGTTCATGCAGGCCTTCGACAGCATGTTCGGCGGGTTCCGGGAACGCGCCCGCAAGACCGCCGAGCTGCTGCGGTCGGAGGGCACGTCGTTCCTGGTGGTGGCCGCGCCGGAGCCGGACGCCCTGCGCGAGGCGAGTTACTTCGTCGAGCGGCTGGGCGGCGAGAACATGCCGCTGGCCGGGCTGGTCGCGAACCGGACACACCCGGTGCTGGCGGACCTCTCGGCGACGGCGGCGCTGTCCGCCGCCGAGAAGCTGGAGTCGACCGCCCCGCTGGCCACCGCGGTGCTGCAGCTGCACGCCGACCGGGTGGCGCTGGCGGAACGCGAGAAGCGCCTGCTGGCGCGCTTCACGCGCGCCCATCCCGGAGTCCCCCTCGTCGAGGTGCCCGCACTCCCCAGCGACGTCCACGACATCGGCGGACTCCGGGAAATCGGCGAACGACTGGCGTCCTAG